DNA from Triticum aestivum cultivar Chinese Spring chromosome 7D, IWGSC CS RefSeq v2.1, whole genome shotgun sequence:
cgccacgggatccagctcgatttgcccccgtgtgtgcacctccgcctcccttctcttgccagtagcttcactatgcatccctccttctgacccgcgcttcaattcgaagtttgcagccctccaccggagttccccatcctcacccgagccgccgtccgccggagatagtgtcgctgtcgacgtggtgctccccgttggtcgagtccaccacccaccgatgcgggagaacacgctgaagctcttggtaccctccgatcctcctaactcgccgtggttcgacgccggcgtccaccgcagtcttcgggcgccggcgagcttttcaaacctgacatgtggaccccgcatgtcagcctctgttctattctttcgcgaaccgttttctgttggcgccttcgggcaaatacgttttccctcttgagcttgcgcatttccaatcgaaccgttttctgttttctcagttaaaaccctggaacttttctgtttcattacagataagtccctggacagaaacctttataactttttaataaaaagggatttttgagtgattctttttctgacaatcttcaaattttgtctagttttttatgggatttatttgaaaaatatttggaaaagtttctgtgcacccattggttttcacgttagtgcccgttttcgtgattgccgtaggttccggaagaggtgacggagccgcgaacttcgccgagctagactccgacttctccgaaccaggcaagcatgtttgaacatttgatatgatgagtgtttgcatgtttgcttgaaagtttgtgcgtggcatatgagtgccggtaaatacctcgttgcttgtaaggcaactacccgcatgttccaaagtcgcgatgatctctgatgagagatggcctaatcatgtggtgacatgaagggcggcaaggtggtactgttgtagcataccagccttgcgtcatccgactttctccgacgttaacgtggacggagtcacgttatcgttcttttcccgcatattccagagttgcgatgatctctgatgagagaatggcctaatcatgtggtgacatgaagggcagcaaggtggtactgttgtagcataccagccttgcgtcatccgacttcctccgacgttaacgtggacggagtcacgttatcgttctttcccccttccgtgctaccacatgtttcatttgccaggatgcggtttagtaagttggtaacctctttccgtgtacacaccaaacagagaggccgggatgatggtaccttggcccaggattaaagccagtcatccggtcagggggcatgggtgtttccggttgggaccgagaggggggcacccccttagagcgcgcgtatagaaatttgatcccatgctacgcgaggttgtagcctccccgtctcaaggtttttcttgaacgttgccgagggtgatccctagcttcggaaggttgaattgggtgtgtactggttagacgtgtttcttccaaaacaccgtagacggaactagtccccgtgactactgaaatccgttggctgtggttaaagtacaaactctgcagagtcaattccttccaaatcatcgtatccatgatcaagtagtatAATCAGTATATCCGTATCTATCCGcgtgaaaacttgtccccggtgaacaagctcaaatgGTAAATCCTgtttaattattattcctgtggatggactaaatttttattcgtctcgtacttgtgataatttatgttcccgaactattgtattattgagctacaatataagccctttatgtgacgtcgttcagacgtccgactgtggcatgttcgtcttttatttctgttataagccctttatgtgatgtcgctcagacgtccgactatggcattattattctcgcagtttcctctcgaggagtcattcagacactcgtttggcaccagtattatcattcttgcattttcctctcgaggagtcattcagacactcgtttggcaccagtattattattcttgctttttttcctctcgaggagtcattcagaccctcgtttggcaccagtattactatttttgcattttcctctcgaggagtcattcagaaactcgtttggcaccagtattactattctgcagtttccgctcgaggcgtcattcagaccctcgcttggcacccagtatttattatctctatgtctgaacgcactggataaattgttcatatgctttatgtttacatttgttatatcttatgtccgaactgtcttgcgagtactttcatagtactcacctggcttgttgatttggccagatgttgacgaaggcgatctcttggatgaagagtttgatagcgcgtccgacgcctagaggagtcccagtcagtcctgtgcgatcccggatattggtcacttgtattatatacgcttccgccacccgtaataattctcctcgagcctcactccgatgctcgatgagctgtagtcttcaggagtcatatcactcgcttcgcggtgatattttcaccaccgttattatcgtgagttagtagtatgccaccctatccgccgtcttgttttatcggcgtgcatgtaataaattgttgggcagtctccgctcaaccttgtattatatttagtactcctggtatttttcttctgtgaccaagatattgtctaccagtgagaagagaatttttccttactggtccgtaaaagggattggtctctcaataattattttattgaaaaaccgatcGTGACAATGTTACCGTTGCTTGGTCCTGTTTCCGTCATGAGTGGTAACTCTCTTGGAAGGCTGGTGTTGGCGGGAAAGGAAACACCATTAGTTGAACCGACTTATGTTTCCCTGTCTAGTGGGTGTTGTACCATTTGCATGCTCAACTGGTGTATGGTGTTGGTGTTTTGTTGTAGTACTAGCTAATGATGATATGGGAATATATATGTTCTAGTGTTGTTGCTTGTATGGATCAGAAAGTAATATTTGGCCACTTCGCTAGCTCTAGTTTATACTTATGTATGTGTAATTGTTTCGACTAACTCATTTTGGCTCAAGACATAAGTGAGATATAATTGCTTTTTTTACATGAGCATATAATTGCCTCTTGAAATAGAAAATATCTATATAGTCCTTTCAGATGTGTGTATACTAGATGACACCCTGCTCGTTGCTGCCGGAGTTGCCTACAATATATTTCAGTGAGATTCGGGTATATAACTGAATATTTCGATTAACAATATGAGAACTAAAACTGAAAATACATGTAACTatgaaatatttattgaatattTAATATAATTAAAACATTTGACTGTGTATGTAGAGATGAATATGCTAGCAGGAACCAACTACGAGTCCTGACTCTTGAGGGACATGGTACAAGATAAATTTACCAACAAAATCACTAGCTCAGGGGTACACATTTGCAAAGATAGCACAAACAAGTTGATGCATTTGAAACGATATAATATGTTTATGGGTCAGGGAACTACACTGAAAGTAAAGGCAAACCACAGACAGCGGAACATTTGCATCTAACCAAAAGAACACGACACATCACGATGATAAACCAGGTCCAACTAGCTGAGATAGCGCAAACAAGCTGTACAGCTCATTCCATGCTGTTTCTAAGAGGCCTCTTCTAAGATTGAAAACAGTGCAACGTTGCACTTGCAGAGACAAAAGACCAGACTTTAGCCTTGCACAATTATATTGCATTCATCATCATCATTGGCCGGAAAGTGCCAAAGCCATGTCTCGAAACTAAAGCCTGTACATATACCAGACAAGGTAGGATCAGTTGAGTGTGATGTCATCTCGAGAAAACATTGCGCAAAAAATTGACGAGTGTAATTTAGTTACAGAATGCATAATATCTGTAGCTTATCTAATTATGCCAATGTTGTGGATATGTGATTGAGACAAAACTTTGACTGATCACATAATGACTACTTCCCTAGCTATTACATCCACCATTTTCGCCCCATCACAGTAAGAATGTCTAAACTGACCGgcacaagtacaaaaatatgtgcTGCTAGTTAACTTACATGTGGATAGTTGCGCAACCAGTTTGATGTTAATCTGCATGGCACTGACAAAACGACTCAACAACTTTAAAATCCTGCAAACCCTCCCATCAACATCTCCACATCTGATTTCCACAATATTAAGATGTTTGGATATTGCAGGTAATTTTTCCAATGGATAGCTCAGCACAGTAATAAACTCCCGTCTCTGTAGTGAACAAAAAAGAATCATCAAGATCTGAGCAATGATGCATAACAGAAATGTGAATAAAGATCAACCGACACTGCATAAAAAAGGTGTCCATTAAGATCGATGAATACACGTACATACGTATATTCAAAAGAAGCAGTCGATTATGCACCGTAACTTGAATAACATATCTCTTATAGATTCAGGAAGCATATACCTTAGATAGTCGAAGAATGAGCTTCTCAAGAACAGGTGAATGCTCGAGAATGCAAAGTAGTGCACGGAAGTCAGTAGCCACACACCACTCATTGAGCAACAATGTCTTCAAGTTACTAAATGTAGGACACCACCTCAAATCCCTTCCAAATAAAGCTGGTGAAAGTATGAACAATTCATACTTTAGGCATAAAGGGGCAATTCACTGGAAAGTGAGTGCATAGCAGGTTTGGATAGGCATTTGAAAAGTCACACCATGAGAATGTAATGCAGGACATCCATATAAAGCACATGCTATATTCAGCAAGTTTCTATACAATTACAGACAAATAATTCACATATTGACCATGTATGGCTAGAGTTCTATATAAATATCCACTTAACACTTGTATTCCGAGGCCAACTAATTCACATGTTTAAATGAAAAAAAAGAACACAATTTAGAAGCCTATCTTCTGGCAATCCATGTAAATATAATTGTTAAGTCGTTTGTATCTAAATATGGACATAGAATCTTCAAAAGAACCTAGGGGATGAAAGAAAATAACACTTTTAAACTGAGAGTAAAGATGGGAGTTCCAAGTAATACCATTCCAGGTTCAGCTACCAGCTCCAAATGTATAGCACTGGACAAACCTCCGAGAAGCACGCAGCGGCTGCCATGGTCACCATCACCAGTACATTCTGCACAAATGCCACAGCATTCCTTAAAAGCACCTCTTATGCAGCAATCTCTCGAGTATGCTGCAGGCTTCACAAATGCTGTTTCCAGTGAAGGCATGCTTTCAAGAAAAGGAACTATACAAGAATCAAGTAGCAGCCAAACGAGACTATGCATTGATATACTAGGCCGACAGTCACAGAAGAAGTAGCAGCTGTCGATGTTGAGACGCTTCACAGACTGGGACGAGATCTTGTCAAGATGTAATCTGCAATCTGCCATCTTAAGATCCTCCAGTGCTGGGCAGCTTGCGAAGTCAAGAACATCTCCTTCTAAAACCATCTCGGTGAACTCCAATTTTCTCAGATGCCGGGAGACCAGAGGAGGGTTTTCCAGCATGGCGAAGGAGACATCGAGCACCTGAGCTTGGCCGGACAAAATTCGTCGGATCCAAGCTTCGGCGTGCGCGTAATCTTCGACCAATCATCGAAGTCCAGCTTGGCCTCCTCCAGAATCGAGTCATGGTCGCCGGGGGACAGCAGAGCGTCGAAGAAATCCTTGAGATGTTCGGGCTTGTCGCTGTCCCACCCATCGTCGGGGCTGAGGTGCAGGCGACGGATGGATCTCCACGCGTGGCGCCAGCGACCGGCGAGCACGCTCGTCTGGACGGCGTCACGCGCCGGCAGGAAGCCGAGGACGTGCTGGAGAACGCCGTCCGGCAGAGCGCTGATCCGGTCTTCGCCGCCGAGCATGGATGCTGCTGTGAGCCTTTGACAAGAAAACAATGACGAAATGAAACAAAGAAGCGGAGAAAAAAAAGGCACGGGTAGAAGACGAGCTTGCCTTACCGAGCTTAGCTTCGCTCGCCGCTGCGCGGGGCCATGGCGGCGGCACAAATGCAGCGAATCGTCCAACCCCAACAGAAAAGACAGCTCTCTGTTTCAGCTCAAGATGGAGCGGTGGAGCGCAGTTAAAGCTCACTCGGTGTTGTTGGGTGTCTTGATTGCTGAACCTCACTGGCTCACTGTTGACCACAGCTCTTCTGGCCATGGCGGGCCAGCGTGTAACGGGACTATACGCTGCAGTGACTTTGCCTTGCACAGCACTGTAACGCTCGCGTGATCGCGTCCTTGCTTCTGCAGGTCGTAGACCTTCTTTTTTAAACTAGCGCCGTGACCGTGACAAATCCCTTCGAATTTTGTGCAAACCCTTAGAGCAACTGCCCACTTAAACGGATGCACCCTTTATCTGTTTAGGCCGGCCAAACGGACGTGCGCATCCGTTTTTTGATTTGAGTTCATAGATGTGTCTAATAGAAGGCATACCCATTTTTTCCCGCATGATCGAAATAAAATTTAGAAAAATATAATTA
Protein-coding regions in this window:
- the LOC123170976 gene encoding uncharacterized protein, which produces MLGGEDRISALPDGVLQHVLGFLPARDAVQTSVLAGRWRHAWRSIRRLHLSPDDGWDSDKPEHLKDFFDALLSPGDHDSILEEAKLDFDDWSKITRTPKLGSDEFCPAKLRCSMSPSPCWKTLLWSPGIFPFLESMPSLETAFVKPAAYSRDCCIRGAFKECCGICAECTGDGDHGSRCVLLGGLSSAIHLELVAEPGMCLKYELFILSPALFGRDLRWCPTFSNLKTLLLNEWCVATDFRALLCILEHSPVLEKLILRLSKRREFITVLSYPLEKLPAISKHLNIVEIRCGDVDGRVCRILKLLSRFVSAMQINIKLVAQLSTCFSFETWLWHFPANDDDECNIIVQG